The Syngnathus typhle isolate RoL2023-S1 ecotype Sweden linkage group LG1, RoL_Styp_1.0, whole genome shotgun sequence genome includes a window with the following:
- the kdm6ba gene encoding lysine-specific demethylase 6B isoform X2 — MHHAVEQFGGRGTRDSFSLDGLNRGPWAPVGGRAWQPPGRCLPGMSQHQLLPHLPPGPIHGLSQANKFFNNGPLRGGEKLDPPQPMLPGLPREQLRPLPHHPLHHLHPPPPHRAWEQLGQLYESHHPPQGHPGATLPEHSLRLHNGGYTGSGGPPPTPHPPANRPNQPLKFGGLQEHHAPRGPPLPGDDMWAQVHQQQRGHAGKMPASQLKRPRPPLGEHSVIQHTAASSSVHPPNRSSSEDWPSPSKRKKSSDQVLHPGQQRFPGPGQALLSQPHHPKPAFWNPLQKDNSTWQPPSCDRKASLEFQGRIEAHKQALSGYPQKTPPATSSPSTVSPPVNSPPSYNPACVPPLPRDCFQPQAVNQQSPHSSYRSPSSKPAPLCQTTEAHGHRGHLTGAPAPSRGDRDQHRHAQSSPAKPPAGGGGGGSGGVPYSHFQPHPVLGQRVPPPPPTSTTSVPQQSGLYDVWRYQSRSSSHPVDAAIPRPPGPIPHHQQSHNQGPGSQHQPHVSSTRTPVITANRSSCRVGGYGNSSVSDGGCQVNGAGRNWQRSNEPAPQSSIGGPRGCPPGPQLSASQFHHEVRGRLQENGPSSGKTSFYPQATHVPTCSTSLFSSGPPRTGDSVITSRASKAVPISPPVYFPSSSHRQVSSQAYCQRQNHPVPASNPQSIVEALDKLDAELEGHMQAEERRRKEREDGERRKRDLEMKQKQQQEEEKKREEERKKRELEKRKEEEYRRRREWELQEQERKRREVERLQEEERKKREWEKQERERKRREWERRAEEKKRREEEEERQRMARERREAEEKKRREEEEAMVKKPQEQTAMESLERLLCGDASSAPPAPAPSQTSPPYPWLSRGGSSGQPTVSGAPLERLRPPPLTPQTDYAREKQRQREMWASPPPTTIHNRTSGISQQQPLHSGKPPATQANEPAGSLPALREPPKLYQAFPREKQRSDSSPFEEEPSELSTLLPDGLANIMAMLDESIKKEEEMYTEGLLGTFAPSAPGPVKAYLCAPDLLPALKRQPNQEDFGADPHASPPVLSRQGSLASPCSRTSSLNEELEEEEEEDYLKTSLQSTLGVRNSTYRHSDLAKLYGLPEQEKSEADDDEDEEEEEDEEEEAPSCSPPPQRPHLHQTGVNSTFKSMNTALERQKYAYRGGPFGRPPPSALLGVKYSSSLSLGPDICRQQHGGSPTSDSTNAPFSPAVAPPKSSPASPLEDVKVELVDESITVERVAQKEITPGVARYRAVKEEHRLTTVSESSLAELTDGAKVTLSRQSDKLARHTKTEDRHKPEKAKEHREKERHKDREREKKRKHGHSHKQEDTKERKKHRDKREEAVFSSSSSSSSSSSSSGRRRHKEGKSHKDKKDRRILCDLNLQSKEGKTCRHHDSEKKKRKDASGTGEGEHTEWRSKKSEDSSPDLLKLKALSDGPPKELKIRLIKVESGDRETFIASEVEDKRIPLEQISIKNTAAEIIRSCKGARVKGKFRESFLLPAFSVKPIMTSEEPIPREKLNPPTPSIYLESKRDAFSPVLLQFCTDPKNPVTVIRGLAGSLRINLGLFSTKSLVEANAEQAVEVRTQVQQPADENWDPSGTGQTWPCESSRSHTTIAKYAQYQASSFQESLQEEKGSDEEEEDGDDDEEDKKPLSNSETPNKDNSNAKETSGGEQKPVGKIIKFGTNIDLSDPKRWKPQLQELQKLPAFMRVASSGNMLSHVGHTILGMNTVQLYMKVPGSRTPGHQENNNFCSVNINIGPGDCEWFSVHENYWQAISDFCEKHGVDYLTGSWWPVLEDLYNANIPVYRFIQRPGDLVWINAGTVHWVQAVGWCNNIAWNVGPLNAYQYQLALERFEWNEVKKVKSIVPMIHVSWNVARTLKITDPDTYKMIRHCLLQSMKHIQILRDQLVAQGKKISYQGRVKDEPAYYCNECDVEVFNLLFVTSESSSRKTYVVHCEDCARERTPNLNNVVVLEQYSMEELTATYDSFSLASSSSSSSSSR, encoded by the exons ATGCATCACGCAGTGGAGCAGTTTGGCGGGCGTGGCACACGGGATTCCTTCTCTCTGGATGGACTCAACCGGGGACCTTGGGCTCCCGTGGGCGGCCGCGCATGGCAGCCACCTGGCAG GTGTTTGCCGGGAATGAGCCAACACCAGCTCCTTCCTCATCTACCTCCTGGTCCAATTCATGGACTCAGCCAAGCCAATAAATTCTTCAACAATgg GCCCTTGCGAGGCGGGGAGAAGCTGGATCCCCCCCAGCCAATGTTGCCGGGTCTGCCGAGGGAGCAGCTGAGGCCGCTTCCTCATCatcctcttcatcatcttcatcctccCCCTCCTCACCGGGCATGGGAGCAACTCGGCCAGCTGTACGAATCCCACCACCCTCCCCAAGGACATCCAGGCGCGACTCTCCCCGAGCACTCGCTCCGCCTCCACAATGGCGGCTACACTGGCAGTGGCGGCCCGCCCCCTACCCCGCATCCGCCTGCCAATAGGCCGAACCAACCGCTAAAG tttggGGGTCTTCAGGAGCACCATGCCCCGCGGGGGCCGCCACTGCCGGGAGACGACATGTGGGCTCAGGTGCATCAG CAGCAGAGGGGCCACGCTGGCAAGATGCCTGCCAGTCAGCTAAAGCGACCGCGCCCTCCGCTCGGCGAACACTCTGTCATCCAGCACACTGCCGCTTCGTCGTCCGTGCACCCGCCCAACCGCTCGTCCAGCGAAGACTGGCCCAGCCCCAGCAAGAGGAAGAAAAGTTCCGATCAG GTTTTGCATCCTGGCCAGCAGCGCTTCCCTGGACCGGGCCAGGCTTTGCTATCTCAGCCCCATCACCCCAAACCGGCCTTCTGGAACCCACTTCAAAAGGACAACAGTACTTGGCAGCCTCCGAGCTGCGATCGCAAGGCATCTTTGGAGTTCCAAGGCCGAATT GAGGCCCACAAACAAGCACTAAGCGGCTACCCCCAAAAGACGCCCCCGGCCACCTCCTCTCCTTCCACCGTGTCACCTCCCGTCAACTCGCCGCCGAGCTACAACCCGGCTTgtgtgcctcctcttcctcgagACTGCTTTCAACCTCAGGCTGTCAACCAGCAGTCCCCCCACTCCTCCTATCGCAGCCCCTCTTCCAAACCGGCTCCCCTCTGTCAAACCACGGAGGCCCACGGCCACAGAGGCCATCTCACTGGGGCGCCGGCCCCCAGCAGAGGGGACAGGGATCAACATCGGCACGCTCAGTCTTCACCAGCAAAACCCccagccggcggcggcggcggcggcagcggcggtgtGCCTTACAGCCACTTTCAGCCTCACCCAGTTCTGGGGCAACGTGTGCCTCCACCACCTCCCACCAGCACCACCTCAGTACCTCAGCAGAGTGGGCTCTATGATGTGTGGAGGTACCAGAGTAGGTCCAGCAGCCACCCCGTG GACGCCGCCATCCCCAGACCTCCAGGACCGATACCTCATCACCAGCAGAGCCACAATCAGGGCCCAGGCAGTCAGCATCAACCTCACGTCAGCTCGACCCGCACCCCTGTCATCACCGCCAATCGCTCCTCCTGCCGCGTCGGTGGCTATGGTAACAGCAGCGTCTCAGACGGCGGTTGCCAGGTGAACGGCGCCGGCAGGAACTGGCAGAGGAGTAACGAGCCGGCGCCCCAAAGCTCCATCGGAGGTCCCCGAGGATGTCCCCCCGGCCCTCAGTTGAGTGCCAGCCAGTTTCACCACGAGGTACGAGGAAGACTTCAAGAAAATGGACCCTCCAGTGGGAAGACCTCCTTCTACCCTCAGGCGACGCACGTTCCGAcgtgttccacgtctttgttctcCTCAGGGCCCCCCAGGACGGGGGACAGCGTCATTACGAGCAGAGCCTCCAAGGCTGTTCCCATTTCACCTCCCGTGTATTTCCCATCTTCCAGCCACCGGCAGGTGTCCTCCCAGGCGTACTGCCAGCGGCAGAACCATCCGGTTCCCGCTTCGAACCCCCAGTCCATCGTGGAGGCGCTGGACAAACTGGACGCGGAGCTCGAGGGCCACATGCAAGCtgaagagaggaggaggaaagagagagaagacGGAGAGCGGCGCAAGAGAGACTTGGAGATGAAgcaaaagcagcagcaggaggaggagaaaaagagggaggaggagaggaagaagagagaGCTGGAGAAACGCAAGGAGGAGGAGTATCGGCGGAGGAGGGAGTGGGAGCTGCAGGAgcaagagaggaagaggagggaagTGGAGAGGctgcaggaggaggagaggaagaagagggaATGGGAGAAGCAAGAGCGGGAGCGCAAGAGGAGAGAGTGGGAGAGGCGAGCGGAGGAGAAGAAGAGgcgagaagaggaggaggagcgccAGAGGATGGCCAGAGAAAGGAGGGAGGCGGAGGAGAaaaagaggagggaggaggaggaagccatGGTGAAAAAGCCTCAAGAGCAGACGGCCATGGAGAGTCTAGAGAGGCTTCTGTGTGGCGACGCCTCGTCCGCTCCCCCGGCCCCCGCCCCGTCGCAGACCTCGCCCCCCTACCCGTGGCTGAGCCGCGGCGGCTCCTCCGGCCAGCCGACCGTCAGCGGCGCTCCGCTGGAAAGGCTGCGACCGCCTCCGCTCACGCCGCAGACGGACTACGCCCGCGAGAAGCAGAGGCAGCGCGAGATGTGGGCCAgcccccctcccaccaccaTACACAACCGTACCTCAGGGATCAGCCAGCAGCAGCCGCTCCACTCTGGCAAGCCCCCCGCCACGCAGGCCAACGAGCCAGCCGGCTCTCTGCCCGCGCTCCGAGAGCCCCCCAAACTCTATCAGGCGTTTCCTAGGGAGAAGCAGCGCTCGGACAGTTCTCCGTTCGAGGAAGAGCCGTCGGAGTTGTCCACGCTGCTCCCCGACGGCCTGGCCAACATCATGGCCATGCTGGACGAATCcatcaaaaaggaggaggagatgtACACCGAGGGTCTCCTGGGTACGTTTGCGCCGAGCGCCCCCGGCCCCGTCAAGGCTTACCTCTGCGCTCCTGACCTCCTCCCGGCGCTCAAGCGTCAGCCAAATCAGGAAGACTTTGGGGCTGACCCCCACGCCAGCCCGCCCGTGCTCAGCCGCCAAGGCTCACTGGCTTCCCCGTGCAGCCGGACGTCTTCTCTCAACGAGgaactggaggaggaggaggaggaggattacCTGAAAACATCTCTCCAAAGCACACTGGGAGTCAGGAACAGCACCTACCGCCACAGCGACCTGGCCAAACTTTACGGTCTTCCCGAGCAGGAGAAAAGCGAGGCGGATGACgatgaagacgaggaggaggaggaggacgaggaagaggaggccccGTCGTGCTCCCCGCCACCTCAAAGACCCCACCTCCACCAGACAGGCGTCAACAGCACGTTCAAGTCCATGAACACGGCCCTGGAGAGACAGAAGTACGCGTACCGAGGCGGACCTTTCGGGAGACCCCCGCCGTCGGCTCTGCTCGGCGTCAAATATTCCTCGTCGCTCTCGCTGGGTCCCGACATTTGCCGACAGCAGCACGGCGGCTCACCCACGTCCGATTCCACTAATGCTCCTTTCAGTCCAGCCGTAGCTCCTCCAAAGTCCTCCCCGGCGAGTCCGCTCGAAGACGTCAAGGTGGAGCTCGTTGATGAAAGCATCACGGTGGAAAGGGTTGCCCAGAAGGAGATCACGCCCGGCGTAGCGCGTTACCGCGCCGTCAAGGAGGAGCATCGTCTGACCACCGTCTCCGAGTCGTCGCTGGCAGAGCTGACCGACGGAGCCAAGGTGACGCTCTCTCGCCAGTCGGACAAACTGGCGCGTCACACCAAAACGGAGGACAGACACAAGCCGGAAAAAGCGAAGGAGCACCGCGAGAAGGAGCGACACAAGGACAGAGAGCGGGAGAAGAAGAGGAAACACGGCCACAGCCACAAGCAGGAAGACacaaaggagaggaagaagcACCGAGACAAGAGGGAAGAGGcggtcttctcctcctcctcctcctcgtcttcgtcGTCCTCCAGCAGCGGCCGCAGGCGGCACAAGGAGGGCAAGAGCCACAAGGACAAGAAGGACCGGCGAATCCTCTGCGACCTCAACCTCCAGAGCAAGGAGGGAAAAACTTGCAGACACCACGACTCCGAGAAGAAGAAACGCAAAGACGCGTCCGGCACCGGCGAGGGCGAGCACACCGAGTGGAGGTCAAAGAAAAGCGAAGATTCGTCGCCGGACTTGCTAAAGCTGAAGGCTCTGTCGGACGGACCCCCCAAGGAGCTGAAGATCCGACTCATCAAAGTGGAGAGCGGCGACCGGGAGACCTTCATCGCCTCCGAAGTGGAGGACAAGAGGATTCCCCTGGAGCAGATAAGCATCAAGAACACAGCCGCTGAAATCATCCGATCTTGCAA GGGGGCCCGAGTAAAGGGGAAGTTCAGGGAGTCTTTCTTGCTGCCGGCTTTCTCCGTCAAGCCCATCATGACCTCGGAGGAGCCCATTCCCAGAGAGAAACTCAACCCCCCCACACCTAGCATTTAT CTGGAGAGCAAGAGGGACGCCTTCTCTCCCGTGCTGCTGCAGTTCTGTACAGACCCAAAGAATCCCGTCACGGTCATCCGAGGACTGGCTGGATCTTTACGGATCA ACTTGGGTCTGTTTTCCACCAAGTCTCTGGTGGAGGCCAACGCGGAGCAGGCGGTGGAGGTGCGGACTCAGGTGCAGCAGCCGGCGGATGAGAACTGGGACCCCAGCGGGACGGGTCAGACGTGGCCATGCGAGAGCAGCCGCTCGCACACCACCATCGCTAAGTACGCGCAGTACCAGGCGTCCAGCTTCCAGGAGAGTCTGCAG GAGGAGAAAGGGagcgatgaagaggaggaggacggcgaCGATGACGAAGAAGACAAGAAGCCGCTCAGCAATTCGGAAACCCCAAATAAGGACAACAGCAACGCCAAAGAAACTAGCGG cggcgagcagaagcCAGTGGGGAAGATCATTAAATTCGGCACCAATATTGACCTGTCGGATCCCAAGAG ATGGAAACCGCAACTGCAAGAGCTTCAAAAGCTGCCTGCCTTCATGCGCGTGGCATCCAGCGGCAACATGCTGAGCCATGTTGGACACACCATCCTGGGCATGAACACCGTCCAGCTCTACATGAAGGTCCCGGGGAGCCGAACGCCAG GCCACCAAGAGAACAACAACTTTTGCTCGGTGAACATCAACATCGGCCCCGGAGACTGCGAGTGGTTTTCCGTGCACGAGAACTACTGGCAGGCCATCAGTGACTTTTGTGAGAA GCACGGGGTGGACTACCTGACGGGGTCCTGGTGGCCCGTGTTGGAGGACCTCTACAACGCCAACATCCCAGTGTACCGTTTCATCCAGAGGCCGGGCGACTTGGTGTGGATCAACGCCGGGACCGTTCACTGGGTTCAGGCCGTGGGCTGGTGCAACAACATTGCCTGGAACGTGGGACCTCTGAACG CCTACCAGTACCAGCTGGCCCTGGAAAGGTTCGAGTGGAACGAAGTCAAGAAGGTCAAGTCCATCGTACCCATGATTCACGTGTCGTGGAACGTGGCCCGCACACTCAAAATCACCGACCCGGACACCTACAAGATGATCAG ACATTGTCTGCTGCAGTCCATGAAGCACATCCAAATCCTGCGTGACCAACTGGTGGCTCAAGGCAAGAAGATCTCCTACCAGGGCCGCGTCAAGGACGAGCCGGCTTACTACTGCAACGAGTGTGAC